ACTGGAACGAGAAGTTCGCCAAGGAGGTGGGCCTCCCGGACGTCATCGCGCACGGCATGTTCACCATGGCCGAGGCGATCCGGGTCGTCACCGACTGGGTCGGCGACCCGGGCGCGGTCGTCGAGTACGGAGTCCGCTTCACCAAGCCTGTCGCGGTCCCGAACGACGACCAGGGTGCCACGATCGAGGTCAGCGGCAAGGTCGCCGTCAAGCTCGACGACAACACCGTGCGCGTCGACCTCGTCGCGATGAGCGCGGGCCAGAAGGTGCTGGGCATGTCCCGGGCGGTCGTACGCCTGGCCTGACGGACCGCGGGATTACGAGTAAGGGGCGCCCGCCAATTGCGGGCGCCCCTTACTTCGCCCCCTCCCCCCTCACGCCTCCTCCCCCGTCACGCCCTCTGCGGTCTCCCGACCGAGCCACCCCCTTGACTTAGTTAGTGATTGAGTACTAACTTCCTCGCATGGTCAGGATGAGCGCAGAGGAACGGCGCGAGAGCGTCGTTCGCGCGGCGATGAGCGAGTTCGCCCGGGGCGGCTACTACGGCACGTCCACCGAGGCGATCGCCAAGCGCGTGGGGGTCTCGCAGCCGTACCTCTTCCGGCTCTTCCCGGGCAAGAAGGCGATCTTCCTCGCAGCCGCCGAACGTTGCCTGGAGGACACCGTCCGCGCGTTCGAGGCGGCGTCCGAGGGGCTGTCCGGCGAAGCGGCCCTGCACTCCATGGCGGACGCGTACACCAGGGTCATCGCCGAGGAGCCCGAGCGGCTGCTCATGCAGATGCAGATGTATGTCGCGGTGGCGGCGGCCGAGCAGGCCGGCGACCACGAGCTCGGCGAGGCGGTGCGGGCCGGCTGGATGCGACTGTGGGAGACCGTCCACCTGCCGCTCGGTGCCGACGTCGACCAGACCACCGACTTCCTGGCCTACGGGATGCTCATCAACTGCCTGGTGGCCATGGGTTTCCCGGCCGAGCACCGCGTATGGGAAGGGCTGTACCCGTCGGCCCGGGCCAAGGGCCGGCTCGAACACTGAAGCGGGACCCCGAAACGGAACACCGACGCGGAACGCGGAACGCGCAACGCGCAACGCGACATCGAAGCAGAAGGCGGCGGAGACGGCGCTTTTTCATGAGCACAAAAGTTAGTCATCAATAACTAACCAAAACTAGCGATAACCCGCTGGGGGAGCGATGTCACAGCAGACCGAACGTCGCGGGGGAGCCGTCTGGGCCCTCGTCATCACCAGCGTCGCCGGATTCATGGCGGCCCTCGACAACCTCGTCGTCACCACCGCTCTGCCCTCGATCCGCGAGGACTTCGGGGGAGCGCTCGACGACCTGGAATGGACCGTGAGCGCCTACACGCTCACCTTCGCCGTGCTGCTGATGTTCGGCGCGGCCCTGGGCGACCGGTTCGGCCGGCGGCGGCTCTTCCTCGTCGGCATCACCGTCTTCACCGGAGCCTCCGCCGCCGCGGCCATGGCGCCCGGCATCGACTCGCTGATCGCCGCCCGCGCGGTCCAGGGCGTCGGCGCGGCCATCATGATGCCGCTCACCCTGACCCTGCTGACGGCCGCCGTGCCGGTCGCCAAGCGCGGGATGGCGTACGGGATATGGGGAGCCGTCAACGGTCTCGCGGTCGCCTCGGGGCCGCTCATCGGAGGCAGCCTCACCGAACACCTGTCCTGGCAGTGGATCTTCTGGCTGAACGTCCCGCTGGGTCTCGCCCTGCTGCCGCTCGCCCGGCTGCGCCTTGCGGAGTCGTTCGGCTCCGGCGCCCCGCTGGACATCCGCGGCACCCTGCTCGCCAGCGGCGGCCTCTTCGGAATCGTGTACGGGCTGGTCCGCGCCCCTGTCGTCGGCTGGAGCGACGGCGTGGTGCTGCTCGCCCTGTTCGGGGGTACGGCCCTGCTCACCGGCTTCGTCGTCCACGGCATGCGGGCCGAGAACCCGATGCTGCCGATGCGCCTCTTCCGTAGTCGCGCCTTCGCCGGAATCAACGCGGCGAGCCTGCTGATGTTCCTCGGGATGTTCGGCTCGATCTTCCTGCTCAGCCAGTACATGCAGGGCGTGCTCGGCTACTCGCCCACCGAGGCGGGCCTGCGCATGCTGCCGTGGACCGGAATGCCGATGCTCGTCGCGCCGGTCGCCGGCTACCTGTCGGACCGCGTCGGCGGACGTCCCGTCGTCGCGGCGGGCCTGTTCCTGCAGGCCGTCGGCCTCGGATGGTTCGCCGTCGTGGTCGAGGCGGACACGTCGTACGCCGCCCAGCTGCCCGCGCTGATCATCAGCGGCATCGGGATGTCCCTCTTCTTCGCCCCCGCCTCCAGCCTGGTCATGTCCAGCGTCCGGGCGCAGGAGCAGGGCATCGCGTCCGGCGCCAACAACGCGCTGCGCGAGGTCGGCGGGGCGCTCGGTATCGCCGTGATGGCCTCGATCTTCTCCGCGCAGGGCGGCTACGAGAGCGCACAGACCTTCGTGGACGGCATCAGGCCCGCGCTGTGGGTCGGCTCCGCGGCGGTGGCCGTGGCGGGGCTCGCGGCGCTGTACATCCCGCGCCGG
This sequence is a window from Streptomyces ortus. Protein-coding genes within it:
- a CDS encoding MaoC family dehydratase, with the protein product MTAKIAYDDVEVGTELPAQTFGVTRATLVQYAGASGDFNPIHWNEKFAKEVGLPDVIAHGMFTMAEAIRVVTDWVGDPGAVVEYGVRFTKPVAVPNDDQGATIEVSGKVAVKLDDNTVRVDLVAMSAGQKVLGMSRAVVRLA
- a CDS encoding TetR/AcrR family transcriptional regulator, with product MVRMSAEERRESVVRAAMSEFARGGYYGTSTEAIAKRVGVSQPYLFRLFPGKKAIFLAAAERCLEDTVRAFEAASEGLSGEAALHSMADAYTRVIAEEPERLLMQMQMYVAVAAAEQAGDHELGEAVRAGWMRLWETVHLPLGADVDQTTDFLAYGMLINCLVAMGFPAEHRVWEGLYPSARAKGRLEH
- a CDS encoding MFS transporter; translation: MSQQTERRGGAVWALVITSVAGFMAALDNLVVTTALPSIREDFGGALDDLEWTVSAYTLTFAVLLMFGAALGDRFGRRRLFLVGITVFTGASAAAAMAPGIDSLIAARAVQGVGAAIMMPLTLTLLTAAVPVAKRGMAYGIWGAVNGLAVASGPLIGGSLTEHLSWQWIFWLNVPLGLALLPLARLRLAESFGSGAPLDIRGTLLASGGLFGIVYGLVRAPVVGWSDGVVLLALFGGTALLTGFVVHGMRAENPMLPMRLFRSRAFAGINAASLLMFLGMFGSIFLLSQYMQGVLGYSPTEAGLRMLPWTGMPMLVAPVAGYLSDRVGGRPVVAAGLFLQAVGLGWFAVVVEADTSYAAQLPALIISGIGMSLFFAPASSLVMSSVRAQEQGIASGANNALREVGGALGIAVMASIFSAQGGYESAQTFVDGIRPALWVGSAAVAVAGLAALYIPRRRPETGGPEEVAKAPAPVRETVSH